One part of the Rutidosis leptorrhynchoides isolate AG116_Rl617_1_P2 chromosome 1, CSIRO_AGI_Rlap_v1, whole genome shotgun sequence genome encodes these proteins:
- the LOC139890167 gene encoding large ribosomal subunit protein eL21z/eL21y-like, with protein sequence MSWNPIKGVGEGGGGLWWCYGGDERCERTNSNFPVGPIFQVGNRIIKKRIHVRIEHIMPSRCTEEFKQRVKRNNQLKVEAKAKGEIISTKRQPLGPKPGFMVEGTTLETVTPIPYDVVNDLKGGY encoded by the exons ATGAGCTGGAATCCAATAAAAGGAGTTGGTGAGGgaggtggtggtttgtggtggtgttACGGTGGTGATGAAAGGTGTGAGAGAACAAATTCAAATTTTCCGGTTGGGCCCATTTTTCAA GTTGGCAACAGAATAATTAAAAAGAGGATCCACGTGCGTATTGAACATATAATGCCATCCAGGTGCACAGAAGAGTTCAAGCAGAGGGTTAAGAGGAACAACCAACTAAAGGTGGAAGCCAAGGCTAAGGGTGAGATCATCAGTACAAAGAGGCAACCATTGGGGCCTAAACCAGGGTTTATGGTCGAAGGTACTACTCTAGAGACGGTTACACCCATTCCTTATGATGTTGTCAACGATCTCAAAGGTGGTTACTAA